From a single Pseudalkalibacillus hwajinpoensis genomic region:
- the rsmH gene encoding 16S rRNA (cytosine(1402)-N(4))-methyltransferase RsmH, whose amino-acid sequence MFEHITVLKEEAVEALNIKEDGVYVDCTLGGGGHSKAILDRLTTGHLYAFDQDQWAIDNARVTLAEYEGRLTIIERNFSFIKDALSKLGIDGVDGILFDLGVSSPQLDQGERGFSYQHDAQLDMRMDQSSSLSAYEVVNEWEYERLVSIFFKFGEEKFSKQIARKIEKARDQKPIETTFELVEIIKDAIPAPARRKGGHPAKRVFQAIRIAVNDELKVFEQALIDGMSILNPGGRISVITFHSLEDRICKTAMKEAASGPELPPGMPVIPDAYQPEMKLVTRKPILPSEEEQEINRRARSAKLRVAEKM is encoded by the coding sequence ATGTTCGAACACATTACAGTTTTAAAAGAAGAAGCAGTTGAGGCACTTAACATTAAAGAGGATGGCGTTTACGTCGATTGTACGCTTGGGGGTGGAGGTCATTCCAAAGCGATATTGGACAGGCTCACCACGGGACACCTGTATGCGTTTGATCAGGATCAGTGGGCCATTGACAATGCCAGAGTGACACTTGCTGAGTATGAAGGAAGACTGACGATAATAGAACGGAATTTTAGTTTTATTAAAGATGCGCTTTCAAAACTCGGGATTGACGGTGTCGATGGTATTTTATTTGATCTCGGTGTTTCCTCTCCGCAGCTCGATCAGGGCGAGCGGGGGTTTAGCTATCAGCATGATGCGCAGCTTGATATGAGGATGGATCAATCCTCCAGTTTATCAGCGTATGAAGTAGTTAATGAGTGGGAGTATGAACGTCTCGTCTCGATTTTTTTCAAATTTGGTGAAGAAAAATTTTCCAAACAAATTGCTCGCAAAATTGAAAAAGCAAGAGACCAAAAACCGATTGAAACCACATTTGAGCTCGTGGAAATAATTAAGGATGCGATCCCTGCACCTGCGAGAAGGAAAGGGGGACACCCGGCTAAAAGGGTATTTCAAGCGATTCGAATTGCAGTAAATGATGAGCTTAAAGTATTTGAACAAGCTCTAATTGATGGCATGTCGATCTTAAATCCCGGCGGTCGAATCAGTGTCATAACGTTCCACTCTCTCGAAGATCGGATTTGTAAGACGGCGATGAAGGAAGCTGCTTCGGGTCCTGAACTACCACCAGGTATGCCTGTTATTCCGGATGCTTACCAGCCAGAAATGAAGCTTGTTACAAGAAAACCTATTCTTCCATCTGAGGAAGAGCAAGAAATCAACAGACGTGCACGATCGGCGAAACTTCGCGTAGCAGAAAAAATGTAA